Proteins from one Terriglobia bacterium genomic window:
- a CDS encoding tetratricopeptide repeat protein, protein MARNGNGKSEIVTTQGWTTMQAYTLAVVCLLLGGAIGYLLRGSEPAAVVPAQAAAAQAPANMAPGQIPGFGGVPGGGNSPEMVDKAAQPMLEALQRNPKDADTLAKVGNLYYDAQLYPKAIEYYQRALKITPGNADVRTDMGTAMFYLGDSDKALAEFEKSLSYKPNHPNALFNTGIVKWQGKKDTKGAIAAWEQLLKTNPNYPERQKVEDLLTRAKEHAKG, encoded by the coding sequence ATGGCGAGAAACGGAAACGGCAAGAGCGAGATTGTGACCACCCAGGGATGGACGACGATGCAGGCGTACACCCTGGCGGTGGTTTGCCTGCTGCTGGGCGGGGCGATTGGGTACCTGCTGCGCGGCTCGGAACCGGCGGCGGTGGTGCCGGCACAGGCGGCGGCGGCGCAGGCGCCCGCGAACATGGCGCCCGGCCAGATCCCGGGATTTGGCGGCGTGCCGGGCGGCGGCAATTCGCCCGAGATGGTGGACAAAGCGGCGCAGCCCATGCTGGAAGCCCTGCAGAGGAATCCGAAGGATGCCGACACGCTGGCCAAAGTCGGCAACCTGTATTACGACGCGCAGCTTTATCCCAAAGCGATCGAGTATTACCAGCGGGCGCTGAAGATCACGCCGGGCAATGCCGACGTCCGCACCGACATGGGTACGGCGATGTTTTACCTGGGCGATTCCGACAAGGCGCTGGCGGAATTCGAGAAATCGCTTTCCTACAAACCGAATCATCCCAACGCCCTGTTCAACACCGGGATCGTGAAGTGGCAGGGAAAGAAGGACACCAAGGGAGCGATCGCAGCCTGGGAGCAGTTGCTGAAGACGAACCCGAATTATCCGGAACGCCAGAAAGTTGAAGACCTGCTTACTCGCGCCAAGGAGCATGCAAAAGGTTAG